Proteins from one Bacteroidales bacterium genomic window:
- a CDS encoding four helix bundle protein, giving the protein MEKENIILKLTFEFALDIIKYSEFLENKKKFVIAKQILKSGTSIGANVREAQSAESNSDFIHKIKIAAKEAKETEYWLLLCNASENYPSNDGLIEKINVINKIFSKIISTSKNNQLIGK; this is encoded by the coding sequence ATGGAAAAAGAAAATATAATTTTAAAATTGACGTTTGAATTTGCTCTTGATATTATTAAATATTCTGAATTTCTTGAAAACAAAAAGAAATTTGTAATTGCAAAACAAATTTTAAAATCAGGAACTTCCATTGGAGCAAATGTTCGTGAAGCACAAAGTGCCGAAAGTAATTCGGATTTTATACATAAAATTAAGATAGCGGCTAAAGAAGCAAAGGAAACAGAATATTGGTTGCTTCTTTGTAATGCATCAGAGAATTATCCTTCAAATGATGGTTTAATTGAGAAAATAAATGTAATAAATAAAATATTTTCAAAAATTATTTCAACTTCTAAAAACAACCAGCTAATTGGCAAATAA
- the scpA gene encoding methylmalonyl-CoA mutase, whose translation MRKDFTKVDFRKANEKKQIKFSSESNWLTAEQIAVKPFYTEDDLMGMEHLNYAAGIPPYLHGPYSTMYVMQPWTVRQYAGFSTAEESNAFYRRNLAAGQKGLSVAFDLATHRGYDSDNERVTGDVGKAGVAIDSILDMKILFDQIPLAQMSVSMTMNGAVLPVLAFYIVAAEEQGVSLDKLSGTIQNDILKEFMVRNTYIYPPLPSMRIIADIFKFTSKNMPKFNSISISGYHIEEAGATSDIELAYTLADGLEYIRAGINAGIDIDSFAPRLSFFWGIGLNHFMEIAKMRAARMLWAKIIKQFNPKNPKSLALRTHCQTSGWSLTEQDPFNNVARTCIEAMTAALGHTQSLHTNALDEAIALPTDFSARIARNTQIYLQEETNICRAVDPWAGSYYVESLTHELALKSWKLIQEIEQLGGMAKAIETGIPKMKIEEAAARRQAKIDSGKDIIVGVNKFRLEKEAPIETLEVDNTAVRESQIKRLKKLRAERNNEEVKNILIAITEACGTNEKNLLALSIEAARKRATLGEISDACEKVFGRYKATIRSISGVYSMEIANDEGFSKARELADEFEKIEGRRPRIMVAKMGQDGHDRGAKVVATAYADMGFDVDIGPLFQTPKEAAKQAVENDVHILGISSLAAGHKTLVPEVIAELKALGREDVIVIVGGVVPSQDYEFLYNAGVTGIFGPGTIISEAAIKILNILIESRK comes from the coding sequence ATGCGAAAAGATTTCACCAAAGTAGATTTCAGAAAAGCAAACGAAAAAAAGCAAATTAAATTTTCATCTGAATCAAACTGGCTTACTGCCGAACAAATTGCCGTTAAGCCATTTTACACCGAAGATGATTTAATGGGAATGGAACATTTGAATTATGCTGCGGGAATTCCACCGTATTTACACGGACCTTATTCCACGATGTATGTTATGCAGCCATGGACTGTGAGGCAATATGCTGGTTTTTCAACTGCCGAAGAATCGAATGCTTTTTATCGCAGGAATTTAGCAGCTGGACAAAAAGGATTATCCGTTGCATTTGATTTAGCAACGCATCGCGGCTACGATTCGGATAACGAACGAGTAACCGGTGATGTTGGAAAAGCCGGCGTAGCAATAGATTCCATTCTTGACATGAAAATTTTATTCGACCAGATTCCTCTTGCTCAAATGTCGGTTTCGATGACAATGAATGGTGCTGTACTTCCGGTTCTTGCTTTTTATATTGTTGCAGCGGAAGAACAGGGTGTTTCACTTGATAAATTAAGCGGTACAATTCAGAATGATATTTTGAAAGAATTCATGGTGCGGAATACCTATATTTATCCGCCGCTTCCATCAATGAGAATTATTGCCGACATTTTCAAATTCACTTCCAAAAATATGCCGAAGTTCAATTCAATAAGCATAAGCGGTTACCATATTGAAGAAGCCGGTGCCACTTCCGATATTGAATTGGCATATACTTTAGCCGACGGACTTGAATATATAAGAGCAGGAATAAATGCTGGAATAGACATTGATTCGTTTGCTCCGCGATTATCATTTTTCTGGGGAATAGGATTGAATCATTTTATGGAAATTGCAAAAATGCGTGCTGCAAGAATGTTATGGGCAAAAATCATAAAACAATTTAACCCGAAAAATCCAAAATCGCTTGCATTGCGTACACATTGTCAAACTTCCGGCTGGAGCTTGACTGAACAAGACCCTTTTAATAATGTTGCAAGAACCTGTATTGAAGCGATGACTGCAGCTCTTGGACACACACAATCACTTCATACAAATGCTCTTGATGAAGCAATTGCATTGCCAACTGACTTTTCGGCGCGTATAGCAAGAAATACTCAAATTTATTTACAGGAAGAAACAAATATCTGTAGAGCTGTTGACCCATGGGCTGGCTCATATTATGTTGAATCGCTTACTCATGAACTTGCTCTCAAATCGTGGAAATTAATTCAGGAAATTGAACAACTCGGAGGAATGGCAAAGGCAATAGAAACAGGAATTCCGAAAATGAAAATTGAAGAAGCTGCTGCGCGCCGTCAGGCAAAAATTGACTCCGGAAAAGATATAATTGTAGGAGTGAATAAATTCCGTCTCGAAAAAGAAGCACCAATAGAAACGCTTGAAGTTGACAATACCGCCGTTCGCGAATCACAAATAAAAAGATTAAAAAAATTAAGAGCGGAAAGAAATAACGAAGAAGTAAAAAACATATTGATTGCCATAACCGAAGCATGTGGCACAAATGAAAAAAATTTATTAGCTTTGTCAATTGAAGCGGCACGCAAACGAGCAACACTCGGCGAAATTTCTGATGCATGCGAAAAAGTTTTTGGCAGATACAAAGCAACAATACGTTCAATATCGGGAGTATATTCTATGGAAATAGCAAATGATGAAGGTTTTTCCAAAGCAAGAGAACTTGCTGATGAGTTTGAAAAAATTGAAGGGCGCCGTCCGAGAATTATGGTTGCGAAAATGGGACAGGACGGACACGACAGAGGTGCAAAGGTTGTGGCAACAGCTTATGCCGACATGGGTTTTGATGTTGACATCGGTCCGTTATTTCAAACTCCTAAAGAAGCAGCAAAACAAGCTGTGGAAAATGATGTTCACATCCTTGGAATATCAAGCTTGGCAGCAGGGCATAAAACTTTAGTTCCGGAGGTAATTGCAGAATTAAAAGCACTCGGAAGAGAAGATGTAATTGTAATTGTAGGCGGTGTTGTTCCTTCTCAGGATTATGAGTTTTTATACAACGCAGGAGTTACAGGCATTTTCGGACCCGGCACAATAATTTCGGAAGCTGCAATTAAAATATTAAATATTTTAATTGAATCGAGAAAATAA
- a CDS encoding carboxymuconolactone decarboxylase family protein, with product MSDKVEKFNEYRSKMNEKILAVDNKVIKRLYNLDTNAYMDGALPAKTKEMLGLATSMILRCDDCIKYHLENCFKNKVTTEELFEIFAIVNIVGGTICIPHTRRAVEYWEELQND from the coding sequence ATGTCCGACAAAGTCGAAAAATTCAACGAATACCGCAGTAAGATGAATGAAAAAATTCTTGCGGTTGACAATAAAGTAATAAAACGACTTTATAATCTCGATACAAATGCTTACATGGATGGAGCGTTACCTGCTAAGACAAAAGAAATGCTCGGTTTGGCTACTTCAATGATACTTCGCTGTGACGACTGTATAAAATATCATCTCGAAAATTGTTTCAAAAATAAAGTAACCACAGAAGAATTATTTGAAATTTTTGCAATCGTGAATATTGTCGGTGGAACTATTTGTATTCCTCATACACGCAGAGCTGTTGAATATTGGGAAGAACTTCAGAATGATTAA